In one Nocardia tengchongensis genomic region, the following are encoded:
- a CDS encoding 3-hydroxyacyl-CoA dehydrogenase, whose protein sequence is MKTADIVAVVTGGASGLGMATVRELHAAGAKVVILDLPSSDGKAFAEELGERAVFSPGDVTSEADVTAALDAAQELGTLRIAVNCAGIGNAVKTVGKQGAFPLEAFSKIINVNLIGTFNVIRLAAERIAAVEEADGERGVIVNTASVAAYDGQIGQAAYSASKGGIVGLTLPVARDLASFKIRVMTIAPGLFHTPLFATLPQQAIDALGAQVPHPSRLGDPAEYAALVRHIVENPMLNGEVIRLDGAIRMAPR, encoded by the coding sequence GTGAAGACAGCAGATATCGTCGCGGTTGTGACCGGCGGCGCCTCGGGACTGGGTATGGCCACCGTGCGGGAACTGCACGCGGCCGGCGCGAAGGTCGTCATCCTCGACCTTCCCTCGTCCGACGGCAAGGCTTTCGCCGAGGAACTCGGTGAGCGCGCGGTGTTCTCCCCCGGCGACGTCACCAGCGAGGCGGACGTGACCGCGGCGCTGGACGCGGCCCAGGAGCTCGGCACCCTGCGAATCGCGGTGAACTGCGCGGGAATCGGCAACGCCGTCAAGACCGTCGGCAAGCAGGGCGCGTTCCCGCTGGAGGCCTTCTCCAAGATCATCAACGTCAACCTGATCGGCACGTTCAACGTGATCCGCCTGGCCGCCGAGCGCATCGCCGCGGTCGAGGAGGCCGACGGCGAGCGCGGCGTCATCGTCAACACCGCCTCGGTCGCCGCCTACGACGGCCAGATCGGGCAGGCCGCCTACTCCGCCTCCAAGGGCGGCATCGTGGGCCTGACCCTGCCGGTCGCCCGCGACCTGGCCTCGTTCAAGATCCGCGTCATGACCATCGCGCCGGGCCTGTTCCACACCCCGCTCTTCGCGACCCTGCCGCAACAGGCCATCGACGCGCTCGGCGCGCAGGTGCCGCACCCCTCGCGCCTGGGCGACCCGGCCGAGTACGCGGCCCTGGTCCGCCACATCGTCGAGAACCCGATGCTCAACGGTGAGGTCATCCGCCTCGACGGCGCGATCCGCATGGCCCCGCGCTAA
- a CDS encoding DUF4913 domain-containing protein, which translates to MSDEQHPENFPFDDARGRRPDEPKPMVYESVVEFVENYLSLVYRRQVTDISDTVWCPEWWRHAEALARLEAMWRAWEHFRHDGKTGLSVWFLDHADPHMAKLFDPKGPFKYCSVRNGHKDMLTPLPLKSPQHGLFSNPTLGDFPL; encoded by the coding sequence GTGAGCGACGAGCAGCACCCCGAGAATTTCCCCTTCGACGACGCCCGCGGGCGTCGTCCGGACGAACCCAAGCCCATGGTCTACGAGAGCGTGGTCGAGTTCGTCGAGAACTACCTGAGTCTGGTGTACCGGCGGCAGGTGACCGACATCAGTGACACCGTGTGGTGTCCCGAATGGTGGCGCCACGCCGAGGCACTCGCGCGGCTCGAGGCGATGTGGCGGGCGTGGGAACACTTCCGCCACGACGGCAAGACCGGGCTCAGCGTCTGGTTCCTCGACCACGCCGACCCGCACATGGCGAAACTGTTCGACCCCAAGGGCCCGTTCAAGTACTGCAGTGTGCGCAACGGCCACAAGGACATGCTCACGCCGTTGCCGTTGAAGTCACCCCAGCACGGCTTGTTCAGCAACCCCACGCTCGGGGACTTTCCGCTGTAG
- a CDS encoding type IV secretory system conjugative DNA transfer family protein — translation MAKTPVADPADPGPDRTLHLVYAGFYIFGTLWLAVQVGNLLSSPRQNLPINPIAIVVNLIKGELHWPAAATVIVLLVVLGTAGYVLFKRRQAEVAKKGRLAIDDKADHMGSGGAIKALTLAGVREKAGQMGVPLHTHLTGDKVIPGSLMRPGDALVPGIPIGMSVADGEMMYGSYEDLQVDIWGPRQGKTTSRVIPAVLAAIGPVVVTSNKRDVVDATRDVRAGKGSPIFVFDPQGVAPDSHDWQAQQEPAWYWDPLAWVDVHRAGAEVRAVSLAGHFSDAEGSPSAGGGADSYFDPEAEDLLAALFLAAGLEGSNILRAWEWVNNPLDTTPVEILRSHAKHYMAEGLAGQYNLDVRTRDGIFGGAKAMIRCLKLPHIQPWIIPNGGREPFDELAFLEGNGTLYCLSLEGRGSAAPLVSALTAAVIEVATHKASRSPGGRLPVPLLAALDEAANVVRWKDLPKQYSHFGSRGIVVMTVLQSWAQGARCWGPDGMEALWGAANIKVIGSGIDDMAFLQQRSEAIGDYDSIAQSVSESKGGKSYSRSLSSSRTFNAHALATLPRGRAILFSSGTPAVLLRTVPWWEGADAAAVERSIEAHDPSPTKKTTIGDLTGPALIKETIPDVAAPKEVRPL, via the coding sequence ATGGCGAAGACACCGGTGGCGGACCCGGCCGATCCCGGTCCCGACCGCACCCTGCACCTCGTGTACGCGGGTTTCTACATCTTCGGAACCCTGTGGCTGGCAGTGCAAGTGGGCAATCTGCTGAGCTCACCGCGGCAGAACCTGCCGATCAACCCGATCGCGATCGTGGTCAACCTGATCAAGGGCGAGCTGCACTGGCCGGCCGCGGCCACCGTCATCGTGCTGCTGGTCGTGCTGGGCACGGCCGGCTATGTGCTGTTCAAGCGCCGCCAAGCCGAAGTCGCCAAGAAGGGCCGCCTCGCGATCGACGACAAGGCCGACCACATGGGCTCGGGCGGCGCGATCAAAGCGCTCACCCTGGCCGGCGTGCGCGAGAAGGCCGGGCAGATGGGCGTGCCGTTGCACACCCACCTCACCGGCGACAAGGTCATCCCGGGCTCGCTGATGCGGCCCGGAGACGCACTGGTGCCGGGCATTCCGATCGGCATGTCGGTGGCCGACGGCGAAATGATGTACGGCTCCTACGAAGACCTGCAGGTCGACATCTGGGGTCCGCGCCAAGGCAAGACCACCTCCCGGGTGATCCCCGCGGTGCTGGCCGCCATCGGCCCGGTCGTCGTCACCTCCAACAAGCGGGACGTCGTCGACGCCACCCGGGATGTGCGCGCCGGCAAGGGCAGTCCCATTTTCGTCTTCGATCCGCAAGGCGTGGCGCCGGATTCGCACGACTGGCAGGCCCAGCAGGAACCCGCCTGGTACTGGGACCCGCTGGCATGGGTGGACGTGCACCGGGCCGGCGCCGAGGTGCGGGCGGTCAGCCTGGCCGGTCACTTCTCCGACGCGGAGGGCAGTCCCTCCGCCGGCGGCGGCGCGGACTCCTACTTCGACCCCGAAGCCGAGGACCTGCTGGCGGCGCTGTTCCTGGCCGCCGGACTCGAGGGCAGCAACATCCTGCGCGCGTGGGAATGGGTGAACAACCCGCTCGACACCACGCCCGTGGAGATCCTGCGCAGCCACGCCAAGCACTACATGGCCGAAGGTCTGGCCGGGCAGTACAACCTCGACGTCCGCACCCGCGACGGCATTTTCGGTGGCGCGAAGGCCATGATCCGCTGCCTGAAGCTGCCGCACATCCAGCCGTGGATCATCCCCAACGGCGGCCGCGAACCCTTCGACGAACTGGCCTTCCTCGAGGGCAACGGCACCCTGTACTGCCTCTCGCTCGAAGGCCGCGGCTCGGCCGCGCCGCTGGTGAGCGCGCTGACCGCGGCGGTCATCGAGGTCGCCACCCACAAGGCGTCGCGCTCGCCGGGCGGTCGCCTGCCGGTGCCGCTGCTGGCCGCCCTCGACGAGGCCGCGAACGTGGTGCGCTGGAAGGATCTGCCGAAGCAGTACAGCCACTTCGGTTCTCGCGGCATCGTGGTGATGACGGTGCTGCAGTCCTGGGCCCAGGGCGCGCGCTGCTGGGGACCCGACGGTATGGAAGCGCTGTGGGGCGCGGCCAATATCAAGGTCATCGGCAGCGGCATCGACGACATGGCCTTCCTGCAGCAGCGCTCCGAGGCCATCGGCGACTACGACTCGATCGCGCAGTCGGTGTCGGAATCCAAGGGCGGCAAGAGCTATTCGCGCTCGCTGAGCTCCTCGCGGACCTTCAACGCGCACGCGTTGGCGACGCTGCCGCGCGGACGCGCCATCCTCTTCTCCTCGGGTACGCCGGCGGTGCTGTTGCGCACGGTGCCGTGGTGGGAGGGCGCCGATGCCGCGGCGGTCGAGCGGTCCATCGAGGCGCACGACCCGTCACCGACCAAGAAGACCACGATCGGGGATCTGACCGGTCCGGCCCTGATCAAAGAGACAATCCCGGATGTCGCGGCGCCCAAGGAGGTCCGACCGCTGTGA
- a CDS encoding transposase, whose amino-acid sequence MMPHRSYRRVSPEVRQAAVAQVIALTGKLRSESEACRVVAEQIGVHTNSVRNWVRAAETPGLERMDAVALRRKVALLQQQLAAAAEMNRSLVETLHDAKRGT is encoded by the coding sequence ATGATGCCGCACCGGTCGTATCGAAGAGTGTCGCCGGAGGTCCGGCAGGCCGCCGTCGCACAGGTCATCGCGCTGACCGGCAAGCTGCGTTCGGAGTCGGAGGCGTGCCGGGTGGTGGCCGAACAGATCGGCGTGCACACCAATTCGGTGCGCAACTGGGTGCGTGCCGCGGAGACTCCCGGCCTCGAGCGCATGGACGCGGTCGCGTTGCGCCGCAAAGTGGCTCTGCTGCAGCAGCAACTGGCGGCCGCCGCCGAGATGAACCGGTCGCTGGTGGAAACCCTCCACGACGCCAAGCGCGGCACATGA
- a CDS encoding metalloregulator ArsR/SmtB family transcription factor, translating to MDTVFKALADATRRQLLDRLRENNGQTLRELCERVEMARQSVTQHLDILERAGLVTVLRRGRERVHYINPTPIHDIEQRWISVFDRPRLDVLRAIKDQAEEYAMTTTVPNYVYVTYIRASADQVWKALTDADLTAQYWGHANVSDWQEGSRWEHRRVDGSDKLDVVGKVLEADQPNRLVVTFEDSPQEERSPSVVTFRIEPHQDIVRLTVTHENLPNEEMLQGISSGWPAVLANLKSLLETGAVLPQAPWEMEPAACS from the coding sequence ATGGACACGGTCTTCAAGGCCCTGGCCGACGCCACCCGGCGGCAGCTGCTGGACCGGCTCCGGGAGAACAACGGTCAGACGCTGCGCGAACTGTGCGAACGGGTCGAGATGGCCCGGCAATCGGTGACCCAGCATCTCGACATTCTCGAGCGGGCCGGTCTCGTCACGGTGCTGCGCCGGGGCCGGGAACGGGTGCACTACATCAATCCGACCCCGATTCACGACATCGAACAGCGTTGGATCTCCGTTTTCGACCGCCCCCGGCTGGACGTCCTGCGCGCCATCAAAGACCAGGCAGAGGAGTACGCCATGACCACCACGGTGCCGAACTACGTCTACGTCACCTACATTCGCGCCAGCGCCGACCAGGTGTGGAAGGCCCTGACCGACGCCGACCTGACCGCCCAGTACTGGGGGCACGCGAATGTGTCCGACTGGCAGGAGGGTTCGCGCTGGGAACACCGCCGCGTCGACGGCTCGGACAAGCTCGACGTCGTCGGCAAGGTGCTCGAGGCCGACCAGCCCAACCGCCTGGTCGTCACCTTCGAGGACTCCCCGCAGGAGGAGCGCTCGCCGTCGGTGGTGACCTTCCGGATCGAGCCGCACCAGGACATCGTGCGGCTCACCGTCACCCACGAGAACCTGCCGAACGAGGAAATGCTGCAAGGCATTTCGAGCGGCTGGCCCGCGGTGCTGGCCAACCTCAAGTCGCTGCTGGAGACCGGCGCGGTGCTCCCGCAGGCGCCCTGGGAGATGGAGCCGGCGGCCTGCTCCTGA
- a CDS encoding SCO6880 family protein: MTMTDTYERRSYGLWQKPRSAGLFGLRWGETVVGFAVVITALLTALVAGPQPAAVVAGLGTIVMVPLVWRTGGRSGYENGLMMFHWLRGRSKGEHVYRGGRFSRIPGGVTRLPGLMAPSRLYEGIDAGGYSFGMIHLPQFAQYTVVLRAWPQGHEAVDQPVIDRWVGAWGTFLASLGQTSDIVAVVPVIDTVPETGNRLLTEVSAITRPEAPDLAQQVMYELATELPQERVQLLPRVAITFKATTAERRKNPAEEAVEIGRRLPGICAALAEAGVRCQPMSADDIISFIRRSYDPAAQADLEVAAGEPGGHGLDWADAGPVSHEERWDHFIHDGGRSVTWEMDTAPEGAVDERVLQRLLAPNPEVPRKRITIVYRPHSAGDAAQIVDDDYKNALVAQQSERGVVSAAATLRVGATQQAREEQARGHGVTRFGALVTITEPLRGDLPRIESITRDLSTQARLKIRRCYRYQAAAFAASLGCGVILPEHATIPKALAG, translated from the coding sequence ATGACGATGACCGACACCTACGAGCGCCGCTCGTACGGACTGTGGCAGAAGCCCCGCAGCGCCGGCCTTTTCGGCCTGCGCTGGGGCGAGACCGTGGTCGGGTTCGCCGTCGTCATCACCGCGCTGCTCACGGCGCTGGTGGCCGGCCCCCAGCCGGCCGCCGTGGTGGCGGGTCTGGGCACGATCGTGATGGTTCCACTGGTGTGGCGGACCGGGGGTCGCTCCGGCTACGAGAACGGATTGATGATGTTCCATTGGCTGCGTGGCCGTTCCAAGGGCGAGCACGTGTACCGGGGCGGGCGTTTCTCCCGCATCCCGGGCGGGGTGACCCGGCTGCCCGGACTGATGGCACCGTCGCGCCTCTACGAGGGCATCGACGCCGGCGGCTACAGCTTCGGGATGATCCACCTACCGCAATTCGCCCAATACACGGTCGTGCTGCGGGCCTGGCCGCAGGGCCACGAGGCCGTCGACCAGCCGGTCATCGACCGCTGGGTCGGGGCCTGGGGCACCTTCCTGGCCTCGCTGGGACAGACCTCCGACATCGTGGCCGTGGTGCCGGTCATCGACACCGTGCCCGAGACCGGAAACCGTTTGCTCACCGAGGTTTCGGCGATCACCCGGCCCGAGGCCCCGGATCTGGCCCAGCAGGTGATGTACGAGCTGGCCACCGAACTGCCGCAGGAGCGGGTGCAGCTGCTGCCGCGCGTCGCCATCACCTTCAAGGCGACCACCGCCGAGCGGCGCAAGAATCCGGCGGAGGAGGCGGTCGAGATCGGCCGCCGACTGCCCGGCATCTGCGCGGCGCTGGCCGAGGCGGGCGTGCGCTGCCAGCCCATGTCCGCCGACGACATCATCTCCTTCATCCGCCGCAGCTACGACCCGGCCGCCCAGGCCGACCTCGAGGTGGCGGCGGGCGAACCCGGTGGGCACGGCCTGGATTGGGCCGACGCCGGACCGGTCTCGCACGAGGAACGCTGGGACCACTTCATTCACGACGGCGGCCGTTCGGTCACCTGGGAGATGGACACCGCCCCCGAGGGCGCGGTCGACGAACGCGTGCTGCAGCGGCTGCTCGCCCCGAACCCGGAGGTGCCGCGCAAGCGGATCACCATCGTCTACCGTCCGCACTCGGCCGGCGACGCCGCCCAGATCGTGGACGACGACTACAAGAACGCGCTGGTGGCACAGCAATCCGAGCGCGGCGTCGTCTCCGCCGCCGCCACCCTGCGCGTCGGCGCCACCCAGCAGGCCCGCGAAGAGCAGGCCCGCGGCCACGGCGTCACCCGCTTCGGCGCGCTGGTCACCATCACCGAACCGCTGCGCGGCGACCTGCCCCGCATCGAATCGATCACCCGAGACCTCTCCACCCAGGCGCGCCTGAAGATCCGGCGCTGCTACCGCTATCAGGCCGCGGCCTTCGCGGCCTCGCTCGGCTGCGGGGTGATCCTCCCCGAACACGCCACCATCCCGAAAGCACTCGCGGGGTAA
- a CDS encoding SDR family oxidoreductase yields MTQPDSASRPAVLVTGAAAGIGRAIAARFAHEGWTVGLYDIDADAVAKTAGEIGGHTVTGAFDVTDPAGWDRALREFFAATGRLDLLVNNAGILVSGAFGEIALERQHRVVDVNIKGVLNGCHAALPYLRRTPGSRVINLSSASALYGQPGLAVYGASKAAVRSLTEALDLEWRHYGITVSDLLPLFVATDMMTEVNSGSKSASTLGVRLTPEDVAEAVWHTATGRRTLRGPHVLVGLQTKLTGLAQRLSPPFVTRAIVGWISKADSLQ; encoded by the coding sequence ATGACCCAGCCCGACAGCGCTTCCCGCCCCGCCGTCCTGGTCACCGGGGCCGCCGCCGGTATCGGCCGTGCCATCGCGGCGCGGTTCGCACATGAGGGGTGGACGGTCGGGCTCTACGACATCGACGCGGACGCGGTGGCGAAGACCGCCGGCGAGATCGGCGGGCACACCGTCACCGGAGCCTTCGACGTCACCGATCCGGCGGGCTGGGATCGGGCGCTGCGGGAATTCTTCGCCGCCACCGGTCGTCTCGACCTGCTGGTCAACAATGCGGGCATTCTGGTGTCGGGAGCCTTCGGGGAGATCGCGCTCGAACGCCAGCACCGGGTGGTGGACGTCAACATCAAGGGCGTCCTCAACGGCTGCCACGCCGCGCTCCCCTACCTGCGCCGGACGCCGGGCAGCCGGGTGATCAACCTGTCCTCGGCCTCGGCGCTCTACGGGCAGCCCGGACTCGCGGTGTACGGCGCGAGCAAGGCCGCGGTCCGCAGCCTCACCGAGGCGCTCGACCTGGAATGGCGGCACTACGGCATCACGGTCAGCGATCTGCTGCCGCTGTTCGTGGCGACCGACATGATGACCGAGGTGAACAGCGGCTCGAAATCGGCGAGCACCCTGGGCGTGCGGCTGACGCCCGAGGATGTGGCGGAAGCGGTGTGGCACACCGCCACCGGCCGCCGGACATTGCGCGGTCCGCACGTGCTGGTCGGCCTGCAAACCAAGCTCACCGGTCTGGCGCAACGGTTGTCACCGCCGTTCGTGACCCGCGCGATCGTCGGCTGGATCAGCAAGGCCGATTCGCTGCAGTAG
- a CDS encoding alpha/beta hydrolase encodes MATSPQPSHVPVGTGTRSSVTVETIPPARIGTRLVHPVLRTTLQQFLRAGAWVADRGPGPAHLIFRATRLSEQPARILGTPRGTRRESLRFEHCDAEWLWSAPVPDPRVDRDAAILYLHGGAFIAGGLHSYRRHTARLAALSELPVLTVDYRQLPDAHPNESLADALTAYRYLLDEGFPPEKIIVAGDSAGGGLALRLALTLREQELPLPVALSVTSPWADFDSTARLAHPNSRYDAVLPALGPDMVVRRGIAVDGELDPAWSVVNHDFTGLPPILLQVGSREMLLADALAVAKRAEAAGVALRLQVRPSAPHTLIHLGADLLADGRDAARDAAEFHRAMIDPGRVGRSAA; translated from the coding sequence GTGGCGACGTCGCCGCAGCCCTCACACGTGCCCGTGGGCACCGGCACCCGGTCCTCGGTGACCGTGGAAACGATCCCGCCCGCCCGCATCGGCACCCGGCTCGTACACCCTGTCCTGCGCACCACCCTGCAGCAGTTCCTGCGCGCCGGCGCCTGGGTCGCCGACCGCGGACCCGGCCCCGCCCACCTGATCTTCCGGGCCACCCGGCTCTCCGAGCAGCCCGCCCGGATCCTGGGCACCCCGCGCGGCACCCGCCGCGAGTCGCTGCGCTTCGAGCACTGCGACGCCGAATGGCTGTGGAGCGCACCGGTTCCCGACCCACGTGTGGACCGCGACGCCGCCATCCTCTACCTGCACGGCGGCGCGTTCATCGCGGGCGGCCTGCACAGCTACCGCCGCCACACCGCCCGCCTGGCCGCGCTCAGCGAACTGCCGGTGCTCACCGTCGACTACCGGCAGCTGCCCGACGCCCACCCCAACGAGAGCCTCGCCGACGCCCTCACCGCCTACCGGTATCTGCTCGACGAGGGCTTCCCGCCCGAGAAGATCATCGTGGCCGGGGATTCCGCGGGCGGCGGACTCGCGCTGCGGCTCGCGCTGACCCTGCGCGAACAGGAACTGCCGCTGCCCGTGGCGCTCTCGGTCACCTCCCCCTGGGCCGATTTCGACTCCACCGCCCGCCTCGCGCACCCCAACAGCCGCTATGACGCCGTGCTGCCCGCGCTCGGACCCGACATGGTGGTGCGCCGCGGCATCGCGGTCGACGGCGAACTGGACCCGGCCTGGTCGGTGGTGAACCACGACTTCACCGGTCTGCCACCGATTCTGCTGCAGGTCGGCTCCCGCGAGATGCTGCTGGCCGACGCGCTCGCGGTGGCGAAACGGGCCGAGGCGGCCGGGGTCGCGCTGCGCCTGCAGGTGCGGCCCAGCGCGCCGCACACCCTCATCCACCTGGGCGCGGACCTGCTCGCCGACGGGCGCGACGCCGCTCGCGACGCGGCGGAGTTCCATCGTGCGATGATCGATCCGGGTCGCGTGGGCCGCAGCGCGGCCTGA
- a CDS encoding 3-oxoacyl-ACP synthase III family protein — protein MRTRFESIGAYTPSTIRSTEDVINALSVPRALDLERITGIKNRRVHNSDPENYESSFVLAQRAIENCLESSGYAAADLDVIISVSITRFTAPGQYCFAPSFAAQLGAAIGAGKALHFDLSNACAGMITGVLVLDRMIKAGVVRRGLVVSGEQITPIAETATREISQPYDPQFAALTVGDAAVAVVVDDRGDDDDEIHYIELMTTSAGAEHCIGMPSDQTTGIAMYTDNRALASESRFLQGISRMADFLFETGRAWESEKYDYWIHHQFSGPAIDYISSLTERHFDTPMPQALNIYADYGNTASTSHFLVLREHLAQGRIPRGSKVLLIPEASGVVSGHLAATISRLEA, from the coding sequence ATGCGTACACGCTTCGAATCGATAGGTGCGTACACGCCCAGCACCATCCGTTCCACCGAGGACGTGATCAATGCCCTGTCGGTACCCAGGGCATTGGATCTGGAAAGAATTACCGGCATCAAGAACCGGCGCGTGCACAATAGCGATCCGGAGAATTACGAATCGTCGTTCGTGCTGGCGCAGCGCGCCATCGAGAACTGCCTGGAGTCCTCCGGGTACGCGGCCGCGGACCTGGACGTGATCATCTCGGTGTCGATCACTCGCTTCACCGCGCCCGGGCAGTACTGCTTCGCGCCGTCGTTCGCCGCCCAGCTCGGCGCGGCCATCGGCGCGGGGAAGGCGCTGCACTTCGACCTGTCCAATGCCTGCGCCGGCATGATCACCGGAGTCCTGGTGCTGGACCGCATGATCAAGGCCGGGGTGGTGCGCCGCGGCCTGGTGGTCAGCGGCGAGCAGATCACTCCCATCGCCGAGACCGCGACCCGGGAGATCTCCCAGCCCTACGACCCGCAGTTCGCGGCGCTCACCGTCGGCGACGCGGCCGTGGCGGTGGTGGTCGACGACCGCGGCGACGATGACGACGAGATCCACTACATCGAACTCATGACCACCTCCGCGGGCGCCGAGCACTGCATCGGCATGCCCAGCGACCAGACCACCGGCATCGCCATGTACACCGACAACCGGGCCTTGGCCAGCGAATCCCGCTTCCTGCAAGGTATTTCCCGGATGGCCGACTTCCTGTTCGAGACCGGCCGCGCCTGGGAGAGCGAGAAATACGACTACTGGATCCACCACCAGTTCAGCGGCCCGGCCATCGACTACATCAGCTCGCTGACCGAACGCCACTTCGACACCCCGATGCCGCAAGCGCTCAACATCTACGCCGACTACGGCAACACCGCGTCCACCTCCCACTTCCTGGTGCTGCGCGAACACCTGGCCCAGGGGCGGATCCCGCGCGGCTCCAAGGTGCTGTTGATCCCCGAGGCGTCCGGCGTGGTCTCCGGCCACCTGGCCGCCACCATCTCCCGGCTGGAGGCCTGA
- a CDS encoding helix-turn-helix transcriptional regulator: MAALLDREVDEIRSVTAELTRAGLIVDGCRPHPDMAALVLRELPADERRGLHAAAADVLCRDGLPAAAVAVHLVAAGDARGSWAAQVLLEVADRAFAADELDSAGAYLELAYRASRRADERAAIATRLVAVEWRINPSGRTRNFGRLRAALRTGRVPRPELPTTVLRMLWHGHVLHADHALLCLRQEADSATLGDRLEFLGAWLRYTYPVQAQRHPWLPSARAAESTPPERDSPHRQAAALLAGLWGQRAPEETAAAAQRILAQHRLTTETVEVLVAAVDCLLHTDRLDAADAWCQSLLAEATARRAPTWQALFASARAETLLRKGNPVEAAGHALAALNLLPAEQLGVWLGRAVSVLVRALTAQGRYAEAAAQLERPVPRAMFESRFALGYLRARGDHCLATGRIEEAERHFRRCARLMNEWGLDFAWLAPWRNDLAAVSLAAGQPRPARELATRHLEAIGGAEGHHTGGVSLRLLAVTADPLRRVTLLRRSAALARSGGDELELATVLADLGSAYRALGEVDRARPPLREAARLAEVCGAEPLLARLQVDSGPGARDTVGGTGFEALSPAERRVAELAANGNRNRDIAEHLDITTSTVEQHLTRVYRKLAVARRSELRFALAAHTPGGDRSAVG, encoded by the coding sequence GTGGCGGCGCTCCTCGATCGTGAGGTCGACGAGATTCGGTCGGTGACAGCGGAATTGACGCGGGCGGGGTTGATCGTCGACGGGTGCCGGCCGCATCCGGACATGGCGGCCCTGGTGTTGCGGGAGCTGCCCGCCGACGAGCGGCGGGGGCTGCACGCGGCGGCGGCGGACGTGTTGTGCCGGGACGGACTTCCGGCGGCCGCGGTCGCCGTGCATCTGGTCGCGGCAGGAGACGCGCGTGGATCGTGGGCGGCTCAGGTTCTGCTGGAAGTCGCCGACCGTGCCTTCGCCGCCGACGAATTGGATAGCGCGGGGGCCTATCTGGAGCTGGCCTACCGGGCCAGCCGGCGCGCCGACGAGCGGGCCGCGATCGCGACGCGGCTGGTGGCGGTGGAGTGGCGGATCAATCCATCGGGTCGCACCCGCAATTTCGGGCGGCTCCGGGCCGCCCTCCGTACGGGGCGAGTGCCGCGTCCCGAGCTACCCACGACCGTGCTTCGCATGTTGTGGCACGGTCATGTCCTGCACGCCGATCATGCGCTGCTGTGCCTGCGTCAGGAAGCGGACTCGGCGACGCTCGGCGACCGGCTCGAATTCCTCGGCGCGTGGCTGCGCTACACCTATCCGGTACAAGCCCAGCGGCACCCGTGGCTGCCGTCCGCACGGGCGGCGGAATCGACACCGCCGGAACGGGATTCACCGCACAGGCAAGCGGCCGCGCTGCTCGCGGGGCTGTGGGGGCAGCGTGCGCCGGAGGAGACGGCGGCTGCCGCGCAACGCATTCTGGCGCAGCATCGGCTGACTACGGAGACCGTGGAAGTGCTGGTGGCGGCGGTTGACTGTCTGTTGCACACCGATCGGCTGGACGCGGCGGATGCCTGGTGTCAGTCGTTGCTGGCGGAGGCGACCGCGCGGCGCGCCCCGACCTGGCAGGCGTTGTTCGCGTCGGCGCGCGCGGAAACGCTGCTGCGCAAGGGTAATCCGGTCGAGGCTGCCGGGCATGCGCTGGCCGCGTTGAATCTGTTGCCCGCCGAGCAGCTCGGGGTGTGGTTGGGCCGGGCGGTGTCGGTGTTGGTGCGGGCGCTGACCGCGCAGGGCAGGTACGCCGAGGCGGCCGCGCAGCTGGAGCGGCCGGTGCCGCGCGCGATGTTCGAATCCCGTTTCGCGCTGGGCTATCTGCGCGCGCGAGGCGACCACTGTTTGGCGACCGGGCGAATCGAGGAGGCGGAGCGGCACTTCCGCCGGTGCGCGCGGCTGATGAACGAGTGGGGCCTGGATTTCGCGTGGCTCGCGCCGTGGCGCAACGACCTGGCCGCGGTGAGCCTGGCGGCCGGGCAGCCCCGCCCGGCCCGGGAACTCGCCACCCGGCACCTGGAGGCGATCGGCGGGGCCGAGGGACACCACACCGGCGGGGTGTCGCTGCGCCTGCTCGCGGTCACCGCGGACCCGCTGCGTCGGGTGACCCTGCTGCGACGTTCGGCCGCGCTGGCCCGCTCCGGCGGTGACGAACTCGAATTGGCCACGGTGCTGGCCGATCTCGGGTCCGCCTACCGGGCGCTCGGGGAGGTGGATCGAGCGCGGCCGCCGCTGCGGGAAGCCGCACGGCTGGCCGAGGTCTGCGGCGCGGAACCCCTGCTGGCCCGATTGCAGGTGGATTCGGGCCCGGGTGCGCGAGACACGGTGGGCGGCACCGGTTTCGAGGCGCTGAGCCCCGCCGAGCGGCGGGTGGCCGAGCTGGCCGCCAACGGAAACCGCAACCGCGACATCGCCGAGCACCTCGACATCACCACCAGCACCGTGGAACAGCACCTGACCCGCGTATACCGCAAACTCGCCGTCGCCCGCCGCAGCGAACTGCGCTTCGCCCTGGCCGCCCATACCCCGGGTGGTGACCGCAGCGCGGTCGGCTGA